In the genome of Palaemon carinicauda isolate YSFRI2023 chromosome 20, ASM3689809v2, whole genome shotgun sequence, one region contains:
- the LOC137659859 gene encoding uncharacterized protein, with the protein MEGSPRSRISLHPQAREIVYRIVKYFDKEKANHGPVMDVRKTMKRASEATMIPERTISRICKEGKVTGERYGKPIFVEQKKQQPRTVTNLDDFDKSVLRRTVLDFYARKEVPTLDSITAELKENIEFKGSRDSVHKVLHEIGFRYCKVNGRKFLLERKDVASARTKFLREMKALKTSGYKSFVYLDETWINQNHTVGKCWIDINSENATGIKPPTGKGSRLIVLHAGTERGFVPNCELVFQSKNHGDYHKQMNHTVFKEWFISQLIPNIPPSSIIVMDNASYHSFQIDKPPTTSDRKAVIKDWLIEKGETPGDDLLKDDLLAMVKQHTSRWPRKYEIDIIASKHSHKVVRLPPYHCQYNPIELIWSQVKQ; encoded by the coding sequence atggaaggaagtcctcgttcCCGCATTAGCCTTCATCCCCAGGCTCGAGAAATAGTTTATAGGATCGTGAAGTACTTTGACAAAGAAAAGGCAAACCATGGACCCGTTATGGATGTTAGAAAAACAATGAAACGCGCCTCGGAAGCAACAATGATACCGGAGAGGACAATCAGCAGGATTTGCAAAGAAGGAAAAGTAACGGGAGAGAGATACGGTAAACCAATTTTCGTTGAACAGAAGAAGCAACAACCAAGAACCGTGACAAATTTAGATGATTTTGACAAGAGCGTTTTGCGTAGAACAGTTTTAGACTTTTATGCAAGGAAGGAAGTTCCAACGCTTGACTCAATAACagctgaattaaaagaaaatattgagtttAAAGGTTCCAGGGATTCTGTTCACAAAGTTCTTCATGAAATTGGCTTTCGGTActgcaaggttaatggaagaaaatttctactggagagaaaAGATGTAGCCTCAGCCAGAACTAAGTTTTTAAgagaaatgaaagcattaaaaaccAGTGGCTATAAATCCTTTGTATACTTGGACGAGACTTGGATTAACCAAAACCATACCGTTGGGAAATGTTGGATTGACATCAATTCAGAAAATGCCACCGGTATTAAACCCCCTACTGGGAAAGGTAGTCGGTTAATCGTTCTTCATGCTGGGACCGAACGCGGGTTTGTTCCAAACTGTGAACTTGTTTTCCAGTCTAAAAACCATGGCGATTACCACAAACAAATGAATCATACTGTATTCAAGGAGTGGTTCATTTCACAATTGATTCCCAATATACCGCCATCATCGATCATAGTGATGGACAATGCATCCTATCACTCTTTCCAAATTGATAAACCGCCTACAACATCCGATAGAAAAGCTGTAATTAAAGACTGGCTTATCGAGAAAGGAGAAACCCCCGGAGACGATCTCTTGAAGGATGATCTGCTTGCTATGGTAAAACAGCATACGTCAAGATGGCCACGCAAGTACGAAATTGACATTATTGCGAGTAAGCACAGCCACAAAGTGGTAAGACTTCCTCCATATCATTGTCAATATAACCCAATTGAATTAATATGGAGCCAAGTCAAACAGTAG